A stretch of the Lolium perenne isolate Kyuss_39 chromosome 3, Kyuss_2.0, whole genome shotgun sequence genome encodes the following:
- the LOC127343215 gene encoding pterin-4-alpha-carbinolamine dehydratase 2, mitochondrial, with the protein MAALLLHRFVRIHRRVPVTAPAAVGAAIFCASSSSSVPHLEMSTSGKEAAAKVELSTKSCVPCNSKDLHAMSEDSANKSLEQVTGWELKTEGEILKLHRAWKVKNFVKGLEFFQLVAAIAEEEGHHPDLHLVGWNNVKIDVWTHSVRGLTDNDFILVAKINELKLESILSKEKATTHE; encoded by the exons ATGGCGGCTCTGCTGCTGCATAGGTTCGTCAGGATCCACCGCCGTGTGCCGGTGACCGCCCCCGCCGCCGTTGGTGCCGCCATCTTCTGCGCCTCGTCGTCCTCCAGCGTC CCGCATCTGGAGATGAGCACCAGTGGGAAGGAGGCCGCTGCTAAAGTTG AATTATCCACAAAGAGCTGTGTCCCATGCAATTCAAAGGATTTACATGCCATGTCAGAAGATTCTGCTAACAAGTCGCTGGAACAG GTGACTGGTTGGGAACTAAAAACTGAAGGTGAAATTCTGAAATTACACAGAGCATGGAAGGTGAAGAATTTTGTAAAAGGGCTTGAGTTCTTTCAGCTTGTTGCTGCTATTGCTGAGGAAGAAG GTCACCACCCAGATCTTCATCTTGTCGGTTGGAATAATGTGAAAATTGACGTTTGGACTCACTCAGTCA GAGGTTTGACAGATAACGACTTCATCCTTGTTGCAAAGATCAATGAACTCAAGCTAGAAAGCATTTTGAGCAAGGAAAAAGCTACTACCCATGAGTGA
- the LOC127343214 gene encoding uncharacterized protein — MSGGGGGGGGGGRGASAAAGPVPASARKLVQGLKEIVSRPDAEIYAALRDCGMDPDEAVSRLLSQDTFQEVKNKRDKKKEVNKGTPEPRPRGTNNSSRATRGGTDRANRSSSVQSVSSGADNMASRSSILGPGVPSTNSSQKLTVPSSFVSKDAVPDVSFGALQPSSGFQQNWCGVPGQMSMADIVKMGRPQGRSSSKPTAKTDKAFAHQNPSLSKEANLNSKQSASRALPTTFDQRFPALPDHIPQVLNSSHASADSHQTHENVWFPQDELPSQRQFTAPEPSGDPSLSAASFESPVLVDPAELHEKSHAEDNTSSGMQTTIPSGRHLEVLHDNSQFIDGLLQNSSTYQSQMHSYDDEVEVCDVDVESAATNFQHLRLQNEDPAVANSSDDNPAVIIPDHLQLENTDCAHLSFGSFESGAFSGLLPSKVPKYGAEEVPIPDEQSVDQIDGRNQDYDDSGALHSSANEDVEARIGTNTENIDVPSVSQPDILIQGALDVSGLQYNPPSVSDHVYQNTTQPSIVESQQGNTQAQDLSHFSSFLQANPMQNNFVGSNLTPHRDFDFSPFLSPQSAMKYNPAVPTTSYPISMQESLSQGGFSNTRSTQNFPSTSIPSGLPHPQQLPVHPYPQPALPLGPFASLVGYPYLPQNFYVPPPTFQQAYASNGPFQQSGGGDAAVPESAMKYSMPQYKSSLPATSVPQHSPVVSGYGGFGSSSNIPNFGQNQSAPSPAATMGTDEALSAQFKEANHYMALQQQSDNSAMWLHGAAGSRAVSAVPPGNCYGFQGQSAQGGFRQAQQPSQYGGLGYPSFYQSQAGLPQELPQNPAEGRLNSSQTAPSQPSHQMWQHSY, encoded by the exons atgagcggcggcggcggcggagggggagggggagggcgGGGCGCGTCCGCGGCGGCGGGGCCGGTGCCGGCGTCCGCGAGGAAGCTGGTGCAGGGGCTCAAGGAGATCGTCAGCCGCCCCGACGCGGAGATCTACGCCGCGCTGCGGGACTGCGGCATGGACCCCGACGAGGCCGTCAGCCGGCTCCTCTCCCAAG ATACTTTTCAAGAGGTAAAGAACAAGCGCGATAAGAAAAAGGAG GTGAATAAAGGCACACCTGAGCCTAGACCCCGAGGAACAAATAACTCAAGTCGTGCCACTAGAGGTGGCACAGATCGTGCTAACCGAAGCAGTTCAGTTCAGTCTGTATCGAGTGGAGCTG ATAACATGGCTTCTAGGTCATCAATATTGGGGCCTGGTGTTCCATCAACCAATTCCAGTCAGAAGCTAACAGTTCCAAG TTCCTTTGTAAGCAAGGATGCGGTTCCTGATGTATCATTTGGCGCACTGCAACCATCATCAGGGTTCCAGCAAAATTGGTGCGGGGTGCCTGGTCAGATGTCAATGGCTGATATAGTTAAAATGGGCAGACCGCAAGGAAGATCTTCTAGCAAGCCTACGGCCAAAACAGACAAAGCATTTGCTCATCAAAATCCATCATTATCAAAGGAAGCAAACCTAAACTCAAAACAGTCTGCAAGCAGAGCCCTTCCGACAACGTTTGACCAGAGATTTCCAGCTCTTCCAGATCATATTCCTCAAGTTTTGAATTCTAGTCATGCTTCTGCTGACAGCCACCAGACACATGAGAATGTTTGGTTTCCTCAGGATGAACTACCATCACAAAGACAATTCACAGCCCCTGAACCATCtggtgacccatcattatctgcgGCATCATTCGAGTCACCTGTGCTGGTTGATCCTGCTGAACTGCACGAAAAGTCTCACGCAGAAGATAACACCTCGTCTGGAATGCAAACAACAATACCTTCCGGGAGACACTTGGAAGTTCTTCACGACAATAGTCAATTCATTGATGGATTATTGCAGAACTCAAGCACATATCAATCTCAAATGCATTCCTATGATGATGAAG TTGAGGTTTGTGATGTGGATGTGGAATCAGCTGCGACAAACTTTCAGCATCTAAGGCTGCAAAACGAAGATCCAGCTGTAGCTAATTCTAGCGATGATAATCCAGCGGTTATAATCCCTGATCATCTACAACTTGAAAATACCGACTGTGCACATCTAAGCTTTGGTAGTTTTGAATCTGGTGCCTTCTCTGGGTTGCTTCCATCTAAGGTCCCTAAATATGGTGCGGAAGAGGTGCCTATCCCAGATGAGCAATCAGTTGATCAAATAGACGGCAG GAATCAAGATTACGATGACAGTGGTGCTCTACATTCATCAGCAAATGAGGATGTTGAGGCCAGAATTGGTACCAACACGGAGAATATTGATGTCCCTTCAGTTTCACAGCCAGATATACTGATACAAGGTGCTCTGGATGTATCTGGTCTTCAGTATAACCCGCCATCAGTTTCAGATCATGTGTATCAGAACACAACACAGCCAAGTATAGTGGAGAGTCAACAAGGAAACACACAAGCACAAGATCTTTCTCATTTTTCAAGCTTCCTG CAAGCAAATCCTATGCAAAACAACTTTGTGGGGTCAAATCTTACCCCTCACCGGGATTTTGACTTTTCACCGTTTCTCTCGCCACAGTCGGCTATGAAATACAACCCAGCTGTGCCAACTACCAGCTACCCGATCTCCATGCAAGAG AGTTTGAGTCAAGGGGGTTTCTCCAACACTCGGTCTACACAAAATTTTCCCAGTACAAGCATTCCATCAGGACTACCTCACCCTCAGCAGTTGCCTGTACATCCATATCCTCAGCCAGCTCTACCACTGGGGCCTTTCGCCAGTTTGGTTGGATATCCATACTTGCCTCAGAACTTCTATGTACCACCACCAACCTTCCAGCAAGCGTATGCAAGTAATGGACCTTTCCAGCAATCTGGCGGTGGTGATGCTGCCGTGCCTGAATCTGCTATGAAATACTCAATGCCGCAATACAAGAGCAGCCTTCCTGCTACAAGCGTACCGCAACATTCACCCGTAGTCTCTGGTTATGGAGGCTTTGGAAGTTCAAGTAATATTCCGAATTTCGGGCAAAACCAGAGTGCCCCCTCCCCTGCTGCAACAATGGGGACTGATGAAGCTTTAAGCGCACAGTTCAAAGAGGCCAATCACTACATGGCCCTACAGCAGCAG AGTGACAACTCCGCGATGTGGCTTCATGGAGCTGCTGGTTCAAGAGCCGTTTCAGCTGTTCCACCTGGTAACTGCTACGGTTTCCAGGGTCAGAGCGCGCAGGGTGGCTTCCGCCAAGCGCAGCAGCCCTCTCAATACGGTGGTCTTGGGTACCCTAGTTTCTACCAGTCGCAGGCTGGCTTGCCACAGGAGCTCCCGCAGAACCCTGCCGAGGGACGCTTGAACAGCTCCCAGACTGCCCCGTCTCAGCCATCACACCAGATGTGGCAACACAGCTACTAA